ACACTGCGCTCGGTACAGCCCCGCCCGTCTCCACCCTCGATCCGGCCCTCCGGCCCTGTCCCTGGGAAAATGGCCACTCGTCTGGCCAAGGGGCAGGGGTGGCTGGGCCCTGACAGCCCCTGCGTCCCTACAGCAAAGCGCGGCCCTGCAACCTGATGGACAGGAGGTGGTGTGGGACGACCGCCGGGGCATGCGGGTGCCCACCCCTCTGCTGCGCGACGCTCTGTACCTGCAGTGTGAGACCACCTGGGGcggccaggccttcctgtccaacCCCTTCGTTGTGCACATCACAGGTAGGGGGCTGCCCAGGGCTGCAGGACCCTCCCCCAGCGACTGCTGCCCACGTCCTGGGAGGAGAGCTGCAGGAAGAGGACAGGAGCCCTCTAATTCCCAGCAGTGGGGCTGTAGGCACCACAGTCTGGCTGGTCTCAGGGGCTGTCCTACAGCCCCTGTCCTACCCTGGCACTGTCCTACAAAGGGCATGGGGTCCCTGTGCATGTGTCACCAGGCAACGAGCTCTATGACATCCAGCTGTTCCCCAAGAGATCACTGGAGCTGCTGGTTGGGGAAAAACTGGTCCTGAACTGTACCGTGTTTGCCGAGTTCAACTCAGGTGTCACCTTTGACTGGAACTATCCAGGGAAGCAGGTGAGCTTGGCACCCCTGGCAGGGGCTGTACCTGAATCCTTCCCAGGAATCCCTGTCGCAGCCCACACTCACCCTGGTCTGGCCCACACGCACTTCCCTCTGTCCCAGGAGCCCCTGTCTGATAGGGAAGTTTTCCTATCCCAAGGAAAAGTCAGAGTCTGAGTCCAAGGCTTCTGGAGCTGCTGCTGTTTGGGCTGGGGGGGTGTGCCTTTGGGGGTCAGTTCTGTCGGAGCCCACCTGCTCTGAGCCTGTGCTTCCCCTGGTCCTGGGCAGGCAGAGCGGGGTAAGTGGGTACCAGAGCGGCGCTCCCAGCAGACTCACACAGAGCTCTCCAGCATCCTCACCATCCACAACGTCAGCCAGCGTGACTTGGGTCCCTACGTGTGCCAGGCCAACAATGGTATCCAGCAGTTCCAGGAGAGCACTGAGGTCATTGTGCACGGTACGGCCTGTCAGCTCGTTGCGGCCAGCGTGGCTCGGGCTAGGCTGGGTGTCAGCTGTCAAGCCTGGAGCACAAGGGTTCTTGTGCAGTGTGGGCCCAGGGTCATAGGTCATGGTGCACCCGAGGAATGTGGAGTCCagccagagggaagggagggtCATGAGTGGATGGACTGCCCAGTTCCCACGCCTCAGAGAGCAGGGCATCTGGCCACTGGGGGTGGCTGCAAATCCCTGGGTGGTGCTGGGTCAGCCACACCAGCCCTGACTTTACCCTGATGTCTCCCGTCTGACAGAGAAGCCCTTCATCAGCGTCGAATGGCTCAAGGGTCCGGTTCTAGAGGCTACAGCAGGAGACGAGCTGGTGAAGCTGCCCGTGAAGCTGGCAGCATATCCCCCACCGGAGTTCCAATGGTACCTCCCTGgttcctgcccctccctccctacCAAGCCCAGTGCAAGAAAGAACCACAGAGAGGGAAGGGCAAAATTCCCCCCATCAGGGCCTACTTCCTGAGACCTAGATGGGGACCTATGCCCTCAGTGGGGGACCCCCATGAAGAGTCCAAGGAATATACACATCATGTGATATTTTGGCTAGAGGGAAGGTTGGCCTGAATTGCTGCTAAACTGTGAAAGAGTGTGAATACTGGCCTCCTGCTATGTGTGGGTGCGGTGGGCGTAGCATAGGGCTTTATCTCTTTCCTGCAcccactcagcctctctgagggCCCCCACTGGAGGGGATCATAGAGGAATGGCTTCAGGTTTCCTAGGCTCCTCTCCAAACAGGTTGCCACCCCCAGGAAACTTCTAACCAGAATTTTGGAGATATGATAAGGGTTTCACAAGGATTTCTGGGCTGGGCCTGAGAGCTGTGTGGCAGTGAGCTGGAGCTTCTGGGAGGCCTACAAGTTGGAGATCCCCGCTCCTGGTGTGTGACCTGAGAGTAAGGTACCCCTTGCACGGTATGCTAAGAGTCAGAGAGAGGTCCCTCAGTGGTGGCTTTACCTTCACCGGATGCTCCCCGAGAGCTCGGGAAGGCACAGCACCCCACCATGCACCCTTCAGCCAACTGAGCAGTCCATACAGCCTGATCCTGGGAGATCACACTCTTGCTTGTCTCTCATGATACACAGGAGGGAAACAGGCCAGGAAAGGGGAAGGGCATTCCTGCCCAAGCCCTGAGCCTCCTGGGACTCATCTGCTCTGTCCTTTCACAACTGGCCAGGGGAGCCTCGCCTTTCCAGCCTGGAGCACCTCCTACCAGGCAGGATGACCTTTTCTGAAAGCCTAGAGCTTGGCAAGAAGAAGCCCAGACCTCTTCAGCCAGCATCCCACATCTCTGGCCAGAGTCCGGAAGCAGGCTTCTCCTGGGAGGGGCCTGGCAGCCCTGGGCCTGGGACTTCCGTGACTCTCCCTGTGAGGCTCAGGCTCTGGGGTCCATCAGGGCCACCTGGTGCAGGCCCGGGACACTTGAGACAGCATCCTGAAGGGTCCTGGTGGAGGCTGGGCTAAGACCCTGCCCCCTGCTCTCCAAGGCCAGTGGCACTGGCCCTGTCTGGGAGGGTGGCCAGCTCTGTTGCATCAAAGATCTGGTCCAGGCCTGATCCTCAGGCAGCTGACTTCCTCTCACCGTTCCCACCACAtctggccctttttttttttttttttttgtctcacttGGTCAATAGCTGCCTCCAAGAAGTGCTCAGCTGGGCCCACTGTCCACTGAGACAACTGCCCCAGGATATTTGTTGTGAGCATAACCCCACCAGGGTCAGCTCTTCCGGGAAATCATGTGATAACTACTAGCAAGTGAACAGACAGAGATCTAGTGGACAGGCCGGTCCTAGCCCCCAAAGCAGCCTTTGTGTGTCCAGCACCATGCTGACACCAAGGCTGTATCTTGGGAGACCTGACCACACCTGCAAGAAGGTGCATTTGGTTTCCCTGGTTTTCAGATGAAGACTCTGGAGTTTGAGGCAGTGAAGGATCACAAACGCAGCAGGTAGCAACCAGGATTCTGCACCAGAGCCCAGCAGGCCTCCCAGCCTGGCCCTACTCTGCCCTGCCCTGCTGTGTGACTTCTGGCAAGTCACACCTCTTCTGAATGGGCTGTGGAGCAGCAGTTGAGAGCCAGGCCCCTGCGTCCCCCTCGCTGTTAATTTCCACCCCGAGGGCTGTGCTTTCCTCCTGTCTCTCTGGCTTAGTAAACCAGAAGACGATTCCTGCCTGAGGGCCACTTCCAGGCAGAGGCCAGAGCTTGGGTTCCAGAGATGCTGCCTGTAGCATTCCCAACTCAGGACTGGAGAGGAGTCTCCTCTGGGGTGTGAGTCATCCATTTATACACATGTACACTGAGCGCCTATGTGTGCTGGATGCTGCTCTTCACATAGGGTATATGGCAGCGGCCATACGTACAGCTCAGTGTGGGAACCAACAATCAGCAGACACGTGTGTGAGCACTAGCATGCAGACAAGCAGATGCAGGGCCCAGGGTCAGCTCCTGGTCCACACAGCTGCTCTGACAGCTGGGTGACGGTGGATATAGGAGAGAGGGAGCCCTGCAGATGTCTAGCATGCAAGCAAAGCAGGAAAGTGAGTACAAAGGccctggggaagggggcagggcaacAAGAAGCCCATGCATCTGGAGAGCTCCAGGAAGGGCAGAGTCAGCGTCAGGACTCCCAGACCCCTGCGTGATCAGGGTCTGGGCTGCGCCCTCAGAGACGGCTCCTCCACTCCTCCACAGCACACCCCCGTGAAGCCTATGGCAGAAACAGGGGCCCCTGCGGACTCTGGTTGGTCCTGAGCCTGGGGGGTGTCATGAGCCCTCACGGCTCAAGCCCAGGGACCATCCGCACAGCCGTCTGTTCCCCAGTCCAGAGTCGGCTGCCACAGCCCTCACCCCTGCTGCTCATCCCAGAAGCAGGTCTGGGGCTGGTAGGCCTCTCCCGCCTCCTGACTGTGTCCTAGTGGTCAGGGCTGGGGCGCTTCAGGGAAGGAGGGACAGgacagggctggggtggaggtCACAGCCCCCTGAGCTCCTTTCCTGGGCCAGGTACAAGGACAGAAAGGCCGTGTCCGGGCGCCATAGTCCCCATGTTCTGGTGCTCAAGGAGGTGACGGAGGCCAGCGCAGGCATCTACACCCTGGCCCTGTGGAACACCGCGGCTGGCCTGAGGCGTAACATCAGCCTGGAGCTGGTGGTTAATGGTAGGTGTgggtggggcaggagatggggagagggacGGGGGGTATTTGGGGGTACACTGACTGGCGGTCTGCCTGTCTCCAGTACCCCCCCACATCCACGAAAAGGAGGCCTCCTCCCCCAGCATCTACTCCCGCCATAGTCGCCAGGCCCTCACCTGCACGGCCTATGGGGTGCCCCACCCTCTCGGCATCCAGTGGCACTGGAGGCCGTGGACGCCCTGCAGGACCTTCAGCCAGCGCAGCCTGTGAGTGTGgctcccccctgcctcccccacttCCCAGCCCCATCCCCAGCTTCAACCATAACCCTCTCTCACTACCAGCACCCTCCCCATAGCTCCGCTTTAAACCCAAACCCTATCATGATTCATGGATTATAGCCAATCCCTGAGCTCACCTTGCCTGAGCAAGGCTCAGACCCTCCCTTGTACTGTCAGGTCCGGCTGGACACAGGGATGGTGCAGTTCCCACCATCCTCTCCCTTGAAAGCGATGCTCCCCAGTCACACAACTGCATATCTGGAGGAACCAAAGGACACGCCTCTGGGCACTAGGGAGGGCACCCCTCAGCAAGCAGGCAGGCCTGCGCTGGTTTTGCGAGACATGTACTGAGTGAACTCCAAGGCACACTAAGCATGTCCAGGCTCACCAGCTCATCTGTGCAGTGCTCACCATGACCCCTTAGAGGGCTGGAGAAGGCACATGACTTTCCTAATGTCATGGCAGTAAGCAGCAGAGCTTGCCCAACTGCTGGGCCACACTGCCCTACCTGGGGGCCAGTAGGACAGACAGTCCAGGAGAACAGAAAACTTGAGCCAGCAAGGGCCAGGAATGGAGGGCGCCAAGCTGGTCAGTGGTCTAGAAGGCACTAGAGAGACAGTGAATGGTGCTGAGCAGGGGAGGGGCTAGTCACATGTGCCATTTAGCAAGAGATCCTGAGACAGGGGACAGGATCACAGGCTGGGGAACCAAGGGAGACGAGGCAGCCATACAAGGCAGAGAGACTGTGGCCCTTGGCATGGTCAGTTAGGGAGGTTCACTAGGGGTGGCCAGCCCACAACATTCGAGGTTCATAAGAGATTCTTCCGAATAACTGTGAGGCTGCAGATCACTGGCACCTCCAAATATGCTTCCAGCTGATGCTCTACTGTTATGCTCTGCATGATTACAGAGCCCTAGAGCCAGTTCTGCCTCCCTGAAGGCAGACAAGAGCCTCCCTTGAGCCCCCTTAGACCCCCATCCCAGCCGAGACCAAAGGTGCTGGGATGCACAGCCGTCCCAGGGAGGGGCTGCAGCTGTAGAAGAGGGACGGAAGGAGAGGGTTTCCTGTGGCAGGAGTTAACAGGAGTGACTCTTCTGCCCCAGGAGATCTAGGTGGATTTTGCAGGAAGGGACACATGTGGGTAGCAGCAGGGGGCACAGCAGACCAGAGGATTGGCACAGAGTCACAGGCGTGTGGTGCTCTGCGGGCACAGATCCTGGTCTACTGGGTAAGGCTGTGTCTGGCAGCCCATGCAGGATGGGTTACTGAGCCCTGAACAGTGTGCCAGAAACAAAGCCCCTGCCGTCCTCCTTGCTTTGGGGGGCCAACCTGCCCCACCATGAGAGGAGATGACCCTGTGCATGAGAAAAGCTCGACCCTGCCCTTAGTGTAGTCCCTCTCTGCCTGAATCCCTAGCTGCCCTTGTCCCTCCTTGTCTTTAGCAgccggcggcggcagcagcgagACCGAATGCCACAGTGCCAGGACTGGAGAGAGGTGACCACACAGGATGCTGTGAACCCCATTGAGAGCCTGGACACCTGGACAGAGTTTGTAGAGGGCAAAAATAAGGTATGGACCAGCCAGGCCACTGAGTGGCTGGGCGAGAAGAAGAGAGGTGAGGTCCTTTCTTCAGAAGGAGAGAGATGGGGTCCTCTCCTAGCCTTCTAGGTCTCCACTGGACTTGCAGAGCTCTTGCAATAGCAGCTGAGAGTCAGTGACCTTTCTACAATGTCTCTGGACATCAGCTTCCCTGCCTGCAATAGACTGCAGAGGCCAGACCTGCCGCTGCTTCCCGGAGAGGGAAGCTGAGATTTCATGGCTATGGGCCCATATGAAGGGCTGGGAGAGTTGGGGCTGGGGATGCTCCATCCTCCGCAAAGACGGCTGGCCCAGGCTGGGGGCAATCCCTCGAAGAGGCCTAGCAGGGGAAGGACTGAACAAAGGCGCCCACTTCCTACAGTCACTTCCTGTTTTCCTACACACCTCCAGAGCCTCTTCCTGTTCCAGGCTGGCCAGGAAGTGCCCGGCTtgaggctgggggtgggctcTCGGGCTGGTAGGCAGATCCTATGGCCCTCTCTCTTGCTCTGCTTCCAAGCTTCCCACTCCCCCAGCCCAGAGTCCTTCTGGAGCCCTGGAGCCCATTTTCTTCCCTTGCCACGACCCAGAGCGCTGAGAGGTGCTATAGGCAGCCCTGAAGGGTTTGTGGGTGCATCACAGGGCCTCACACAGTGACTCCTTGGACCACAGGCTGACACTTGATATGACCAGAGCATGCATCCTAACTCTGGCTTGGACCAACCCAGCCCCTGTCACCTCCTCAGCATGGCAGCAGCCTGAGCCCATCTGTAGCCAGAGGGCTCCCTGGTCCGGCCTAACAGCGCCTTCTGACACCAGTCACAGCTGATGCCAGCTGTCCATCATGCTGTCCCTTGAGTTTTCAGGGGAGCCACCTCTTGCTGCTGCCCAAGGACCTCATCACCTTCTCCTTGCCTCACCAGTCCTGGTACTGTCTCTGAGCTTTGGTCATCTCCAgcccagagcctcagtttcccccattaTTCTGGTGGGCACAGCAACTTCCATGCAGAAAGAGGAGGTGAGGGTAGGGGAACTTAGGCAGGAAATGGATCCTTATGCCTGACATGTATCCTGTCCAGACGGTGAGCAAGCTGGTGATCCAGGAGGCCAATGTGTCCGCCATGTACAAGTGTGTGGTCTTCAACAAAGTGGGTCAGGATGAGCGGCTCATCTACTTCTACGTGACCAGTGAGTGACTTGGGCAGGCCTGGATGGAGGTCAGGAACCAGGTGGGCACAGGAGGAGACCAGGCCTGGGAGAAGATAATATGCCTGGGTTGGGGCCCCACTGAGTTTCTTGTGACCTTGAGGTGCCAGGAGAGATACCCAGGGCCCACTGGGCCTCTGGGTCTTGGCAGGAGGGATAGACTTGGAGGTTATAGGCATATGAACTGGAAGGAGGCAGCACCATCTGCCCCTAGACCAGGAGGTGCCTCCCTGGGGTGCCCTCTCGTTCCCCACAGCTGCACCTTCCTccacttccctcctcccccttcctgaACCATGGATCCTGCACGGCAGCTGGTTCTTATGTGCATttggccctgggaagaaggtccgtGGTTGCTTCAGATTTTTCAAACCTGTTAATGACCTCAGGAATGCTAAGACGACCACGGAAGGACAGTCAGTGGGCCCAGAGGTTTAAATGTAGGCACCTAAAAGAGAGGTGGAGCCAAAGAAAACAGTCTGCAGGAGAGCGGAGCCCATAGTGGCTGACAGTGAACAGCCAGAGGGACAAAAGGAAATCGGGGGCCATTGCCAAATGCTAATGAAACCAGATTGTTTCAGAAAGAGGACAGGGCTGGGAGTGTGCTCAGCAGTGAGGGAGAATGGGCGTTCCGGCCCCTGCTGAGCTGCTAGCAAGAAACTCATTGGTGTCACGGGCTCCTGGGAGAGGTGGGGGCAGTATCCAGCTGGGCTTGTTCAGGAAAAACTAGACGGGGGCACGGCAGGAGGAGCCCCTGGTGGAATTGACTTGAGAGAGTTGGTCTCTTGTCAGGGAGAGGGACAAGAGGGCTCCAGAGTGTGTCCCTGGCCCAGGTACAGGTGATGTACACCCTTATTTGAGAGCTGAGTGAGTTCGAAGGTcaatgagaaagagagagggagtcCCTGAGCAGGTGGGTAGGTGCGCCAGCACCTCACGATGTCACAGTGAGtggttcctcctccttccccagccatCCCCGACGGCTTCAGCATAGAGTCAGAGCCAtcagaagagcccctggagggccAGGCCGTGCGCCTGAGCTGCCGGGCTGACAACTACACATACGAGCATTTGCACTGGTACCGCCTCAACCTGTCCACGCTGCACGACGCGCAGGGGAACCCGCTGCTGCTTGACTGCAAGAACGTGCACCTGTTCGCCACGCCGCTGGCCGccagcctggaggaggtgatgcccGGCGAGCGCCACGCCACGCTCACCCTCACCATCCCCAGGGTGGCACCAGAACATGAAGGCGACTACGTGTGTGAGGTCCAGGACCGGCGCAGCCATGACAAGCACTGCCATAAGAAGTACCTGTCTGTGCAGGGTGAGGCAAGCCGGGCCGGAAGGGCCAGGCGGGGCAGTGCGCCCCAAGGAGCCTTTATCCCCAGCCCGGCACGTGCCAGGGCAGTCCATTCACAAGCCCGAGCCCGCAAGAGCATCCCCCTCTCCTTGCCCTCCGGGGCttgcacagccctgcccaccccaagCTCAAACCCTGACCCTTCAGCTTGGAGAGCTCCTAGCATGGGAGGGCCCTTTCCTGGAGCGCCCTCCTGCTTTCTGCAGCTCCACTCAGCTCTCTCTCGACCCCGCCTCCAGCCCTAGAAGCCCCACGGCTCACACAGAACCTAAGCGACCTCCTGGTGAATGTGAGTGATTCCTTGGAGATGCGGTGCCCAGTGGCTGGGGTGCACGTACCCAGCATCGTGTGGTACAAAGATGAGAGGCTGCTGGAAGAAGAGTCTGGTAGGGGGATGGATATGGGTGGAGGGCGGCGTCCGGAAGCTCTCTAGGCCAAAGCCCCAGACCTACTTGAACTCAAACGTCCACCGCCCTCGCTGCAGGAATCGACCTGGCAGACTCGAACCAGAGGCTGAGCATCCAGCGCGTGCGCGAGGAGGACGCGGGCCACTATCTGTGCAGTGTGTGCAACGCCAAGGGCTGCGTCAACTCCTCCGCCAGCGTGGCTGTGGAAGGTCCCACCTCCCCCGCGCGCCCCCCCCCCAGCCCGCCTTCTGCCCACACTCGATGCCAGCTGTGCCCACCAGAAGGGGTGCCGCCCGAAGGGTGTGCCCTCTCCCCCTCACAATATGTGCACAGTTGCCACCCCCGCTTTCTGCCCACTCAGGCTCTGAAGATAAAGGCAGCATGGAGATCGTGATCCTTGTTGGCACCGGGGTCATTGCTGTCTTCTTCTGGGTCCTCCTTCTCCTCATCTTCTGTAACATGAGGAGGGTAAGCACTCCTTGTCCCCAGCTGCTCATGGGCTCTCTCTACCCTGTCCAGCCCTTAAGTTAAGGAATATGGTTCACCCTGGCTCACCTGGAAGCCTTGTATCCTGGGAGGCCCCCCAGACCCCTCCAGGCTGCACTGTTAGAGGACAAGAGGTTGTCCATCTGTCCCCTCCTATGTCGGGAGTCCCTAAGGAGAGGCCATCTGTCCTGGGCACAATTTTACTGAAGCCAGGATGGTATGGCCAAGTCAGTGAGCTGTCCCCATACCCATCCCCCAGCCAACCCATGCAGACATCAAGACTGGCTACTTGTCCATCATCATGGACCCCGGGGAGGTGCCTTTGGAGGAGCAGTGTGAATACTTGTCCTATGACACGAGTCAGTGGGAGTTCCCCCGGGAACGGCTACACCTCGGTGAGACCTGCTCCCAGCCTGCTTCACCCACCCAGTCCTGCTGGGCAGACGCTGCTTCAGCTGCTCTGGGGTCAGGCAGGCTGGAGCCCTGCAATCCCTCCATTCTCAGAACTCATGCCAGAAAGTCCCACCTGGCCCCCACCTGGCCTGACCTGTCCATCTAGGCACGCATCCCCAGAACTATTATTGGGGCTCTCAATTCCCAGGCCCCCCGAGGTCACTTCCTGCTGCTCTGAGCAGGGTGGGCCTGTCACACCTGCTGGGAGAGGATGCAGGCCTTCctgtctgcctctctcctccctctctccccaccctgctccccatGCACTTCCTGTTTGGCAGGGGGGCTCCTGACTTTCCTCCCCGTCCTGGGCCTTCCTTCCTGGCCCTCCACAGGGGTTGTCCCTTCTGCCCAGTCCTCTCCACCCACACCCCCATACAGCTCACCTGGAAccagctccctgcccccacagggAGAGTCCTCGGCCACGGGGCCTTTGGGAAGGTGGTGGAAGCCTCAGCCTTTGGCATCAACAAGGGCAGCAGCTGTGACACTGTGGCCGTGAAAATGCTGAAAGGTGTGGGGTCAGTGGGTAGAAGGGGTGGCTGAGCTGATGAAGACCAGCAGCTCTGGGTGGGCTGTTGGGTCTGTGGTGCCAGAGGGGAAACAGGTTCAGAACAGATTCTTACCAGAGGTTATACAAGGAATCCATGGCCTGGGGCTCACCTCTGAGTAATACTCACCAGTCCCACCTAAACCTTTTGCCTCAGAGAGGGAGGTGGTATTTGCTGCGCCCCCACCAGCAAGAGCGCTGGTCAGGCCTAAGctcagctgaaagtgaaagtgctagtcgcttagttgtgtccgactctttgccactccatggactgtagcccaccaggctcctctgtccatggaattctccaggcaagaatactggagtgggttgccatttcctcctccaggggatcttccagatgcggggatcaaacctgggattcatgtgtctcctgcattgcaggggaattttttactgtctgagccaccagagaagcccaagctAGTGGCCCGGGAAAAGGGATATTCAGGGCCTGGGTCAGGGGCCAGGTGGGCCCGGTTACCAAGCAAAGCCCCCATGTTGCTTTCAGAGGGCGCCACAGCCAGCGAGCATCGCGCCCTGATGTCGGAGCTCAAAATCCTAATCCACATTGGTAACCACCTGAACGTGGTCAACCTCCTAGGGGCTTGCACCAAgcccaatggtaaagaactcagtCGCCCTTCAGGGAGGGTGAAGCCCCAAGGTGCCCTTATCTTTGCGGGTGTGGAGGGCCAGCTGGGCCGGGAGTGGGCGGGACACAGGAGGGCTTTGGGGCGGGCGTGGCTGTGCTGCTTGCCCTCCAGTGcaccctcctgccctgccccaggccctcTCATGGTGATCGTGGAGTTTTGCAAGTACGGCAATCTCTCCAACTTCTTGCGCACCAAGCGGGAGGCCTTCAATCCCCGCGCGGTAGGTGTGCGCCCCACCGAGGGCCAGGCCTCTGCTGGTGAGCCGGGCGGGGAGGGCGGAAAGTGCCTTTGCAGTAGACGGCGAGCCTCCTCCAGCCCCGGCCTGCTTTGTGCATCGCAGGAGAAGTCTGCTGAGCAGCAAAGGCACTTCTGCTCCATGGTGGAGGGCGCCAAGGCTGACCAGAGGAGGCCAGGGAACAGCGACATGGCACTCCTCACAAGGCTGCTAACGGGcaagggcggggcggggcgggccgcTCCAGTCCAAGAAGGTAAGAGTCTGGCATCCCCTTGCCCAAAATGGCTGGCATGCTCCAGGACCCTGGGATAAGCCAACCTGGGGCCCTGCTGGAGGGACTTAACATGGGAGCGGATGAAATGCACTCTGCCTTAAAAAGAGAGGCCACCTCAGGAAGCAAAGCCCCCATGTTCCCGCCAGAGGGTGCCATTGCGCCCTGATGGTAGGAGCTCAAAATCCTAATCCATACGCTTAACTACCTGCACTCCTGGGGGCGTGAGACTTCTGATGTTTGATTTGGTCGTCTCTAGATGAATAAGAGTTTGCCCTGCAAACATGGTGGGGAGCGGTCCAGGCAGAAGTAGCAGAGGCAGAGGTCTAGTGTGGCAACAGTACTCACTGCTCTGGGAGTAGTTAGTGGGTACCACAGAGAGAAGGGAAGCTGAGCGGCAGGAGAGGGGACCAGCAGGCTTGTTAAGC
This genomic window from Cervus canadensis isolate Bull #8, Minnesota chromosome 4, ASM1932006v1, whole genome shotgun sequence contains:
- the FLT4 gene encoding vascular endothelial growth factor receptor 3 isoform X4 — translated: MQWGAALCLRLWLCLGLLDSERGLASGYSMTPPTLNITEETYVIDSSDSLSISCRGQHPLEWAWPGAQDVPVPEEKDGEDTGTVQDCEGTDARPYCKVLRLQEAHANDTGSYCCYYKYIKARIEGTTAASTYVFVRDWQQPFINKPDTLLVNRKDSMWVPCRVSVPGLNVTLRSQSAALQPDGQEVVWDDRRGMRVPTPLLRDALYLQCETTWGGQAFLSNPFVVHITGNELYDIQLFPKRSLELLVGEKLVLNCTVFAEFNSGVTFDWNYPGKQAERGKWVPERRSQQTHTELSSILTIHNVSQRDLGPYVCQANNGIQQFQESTEVIVHEKPFISVEWLKGPVLEATAGDELVKLPVKLAAYPPPEFQWYKDRKAVSGRHSPHVLVLKEVTEASAGIYTLALWNTAAGLRRNISLELVVNVPPHIHEKEASSPSIYSRHSRQALTCTAYGVPHPLGIQWHWRPWTPCRTFSQRSLRRRQQRDRMPQCQDWREVTTQDAVNPIESLDTWTEFVEGKNKTVSKLVIQEANVSAMYKCVVFNKVGQDERLIYFYVTTIPDGFSIESEPSEEPLEGQAVRLSCRADNYTYEHLHWYRLNLSTLHDAQGNPLLLDCKNVHLFATPLAASLEEVMPGERHATLTLTIPRVAPEHEGDYVCEVQDRRSHDKHCHKKYLSVQALEAPRLTQNLSDLLVNVSDSLEMRCPVAGVHVPSIVWYKDERLLEEESGIDLADSNQRLSIQRVREEDAGHYLCSVCNAKGCVNSSASVAVEGSEDKGSMEIVILVGTGVIAVFFWVLLLLIFCNMRRPTHADIKTGYLSIIMDPGEVPLEEQCEYLSYDTSQWEFPRERLHLGRVLGHGAFGKVVEASAFGINKGSSCDTVAVKMLKEGATASEHRALMSELKILIHIGNHLNVVNLLGACTKPNGPLMVIVEFCKYGNLSNFLRTKREAFNPRAEKSAEQQRHFCSMVEGAKADQRRPGNSDMALLTRLLTGKGGAGRAAPVQEAKDLWLSPLTMEDLVCYSFQVARGMEFLASRKCIHRDLAARNILLSESDVVKICDFGLARDIYKDPDYVRKGSARLPLKWMAPESIFDKVYTTQSDVWSFGVLLWEIFSLGASPYPGVQINEEFCQRLKEGTRMRAPELATPAIRRIMLSCWAGDPKERPAFSDLVEILGNLLQGRAQQEDEDCMAPRGSQSSEEGSFSQASTTAMHITETDADTEDSPLSLHQHSLAARYYNCVSFPGCLARGTQTQGFSRMKTFEEFPMTPTTYKAIVDSQTDSGMVLASEEFEQLESRHREDSRLSCKGPGRNVNVTTAHLDPQGRRRPELGPRGQVFYNSEYGELAGPPEDSASTPAARAPFFTDSSY